One window of the Populus trichocarpa isolate Nisqually-1 chromosome 9, P.trichocarpa_v4.1, whole genome shotgun sequence genome contains the following:
- the LOC7481685 gene encoding glutamate receptor 3.2 isoform X2 has product MNLAWLLSFWILCTSSFSQGALSPGGTVNVGAIFTFSSINGRVAKIAMEAAEDDINSDPSLLGGRKLSINMHDSNFSGFLGIIGALQFLETDTVAVIGPQTAVMAHVLSHLANELQVPFLSFTALDPTLSPLQFPYFIQTAPNDLFQMTAIADIVSYYGWSEVTAVFNDDDQNRNGITVLGDKLAERRCKISYKAALPPEPKATRSNIQDELAKILGMESRVIVLNTFSKTGLLVFDVAKALGMMENGFVWIVTSWLSTVIDSASPLPTTANSIQGVLALRPHTPDSKRKRDFISRWKQLSNGSIGLNPYGLYAYDTVWLLARALKSFFDQGNTISFTNDSRLGGIGGGYLNLGALSIFDGGSQLLKNILQTSMTGLTGPFRFNPDRSILHPSYDIINVLETGYQQVGYWSNYSGLSVVPPETLYGKAANRSSSSQHLQSVVWPGGTTARPRGWVFPNNGKELQIGIPNRVSYRDFVSKVNGTDMVQGYCIDVFLAAIKLLPYAVPHKFIPFGDGHKNPTYYDLVYKITTRVFDAVIGDVAIVTNRTKIVDFTQPYIESGLVVVAPVKKRNSNAWAFLRPFSPLMWAVTAMFFLIVGAVVWILEHRINDEFRGPPRKQLVTILWFSFSTLFFSHMQQLSSTIKGIDSLITSNAQIGFQVGSFAENYLNEELSIAKTRLVPLGSPEEYADALKNGTVAAVVDERPYVDLFLSEHCEFSIIGQEFTRSGWGFAFPRDSPLAIDMSTAILQLSENGELQNIHNKWLQRKLCSSQDIGSSADQLQLQSFWGLFLICGIACLLALLIYFCTTFRQFSRHFPEESDSSVQSRSRSKRLQTFLSFADDKVEQWKKSKSKRKREDELSNRSGEGSMSVNRSERIQRDISQERENGDTWLH; this is encoded by the exons ATGAATCTGGCCTGGCTTTTGTCCTTCTGGATTCTCTGTACCAGTTCTTTTTCACAAGGGGCTTTAAGCCCTGGTGGTACTGTGAATGTTGGAGCTATTTTTACATTTAGCTCCATCAATGGAAGAGTCGCAAAGATTGCCATGGAGGCAGCTGAGGATGATATCAATTCTGATCCAAGCCTTCTTGGAGGAAGGAAGTTGTCTATAAATATGCATGATTCCAACTTCAGTGGATTTCTGGGAATCATTGGAG CTTTGCAATTCCTGGAGACTGATACTGTAGCTGTTATTGGTCCACAAACTGCTGTGATGGCTCATGTACTCTCACATCTTGCTAATGAGCTCCAAGTTCCTTTCTTGTCTTTCACAGCTCTAGATCCCACTCTTTCACCTCTCCAATTCCCATACTTTATTCAAACAGCTCCCAACGATTTGTTTCAAATGACTGCCATTGCAGACATAGTTAGTTATTATGGTTGGTCTGAGGTTACTGCAGTTTTCAATGATGATGATCAGAACCGAAATGGTATAACTGTACTAGGTGATAAACTTGCGGAAAGGCGTTGCAAAATTTCCTATAAAGCAGCACTTCCTCCAGAACCAAAAGCCACCCGAAGCAATATTCAAGATGAGTTAGCTAAGATTCTGGGGATGGAATCTCGAGTAATTGTGTTGAATACCTTCAGCAAAACAGGTCTCTTAGTTTTTGATGTTGCAAAGGCACTTGGGATGATGGAGAATGGGTTTGTTTGGATAGTTACCAGTTGGCTGTCTACTGTTATAGATTCAGCTTCACCTCTTCCTACTACTGCCAACTCAATCCAGGGAGTTTTAGCACTCCGTCCACATACACcagattcaaaaagaaaaagggatttCATCTCACGGTGGAAACAGCTGAGTAATGGCTCTATTGGGCTAAATCCTTATGGTCTATATGCCTATGATACTGTTTGGTTACTTGCACGCGCATTGAAATCGTTTTTCGATCAGGGAAACACCATTTCTTTTACCAATGATTCGAGATTAGGTGGAATAGGAGGGGGATATTTGAACCTTGGTGCATTGAGCATATTTGATGGAGGAAGCCaattgcttaaaaatatattgcaaaCAAGTATGACAGGTCTGACAGGACCTTTTCGATTTAATCCAGACAGGTCCATTTTACATCCCTCTTATGATATCATTAATGTATTAGAAACTGGGTATCAGCAGGTTGGATACTGGTCAAACTATTCTGGGCTATCTGTTGTGCCCCCAGAGACACTTTATGGAAAGGCAGCTAACCGTTCTAGTTCAAGCCAACATTTACAGAGTGTGGTATGGCCTGGGGGGACAACAGCTAGGCCACGGGGCTGGGTGTTTCCAAACAATGGAAAGGAATTACAAATTGGAATCCCAAACCGAGTTAGTTATCGGGATTTTGTCTCAAAAGTGAATGGCACCGACATGGTCCAAGGATATTGCATAGATGTATTTCTTGCTGCCATTAAATTGCTTCCATACGCTGTTCCACACAAGTTCATTCCATTTGGAGATGGTCATAAGAATCCGACATACTACGATCTTGTTTACAAGATCACAACCAGG GTCTTTGATGCTGTTATCGGTGATGTTGCTATTGTCACCAACCGGACAAAGATTGTCGATTTCACTCAGCCATACATAGAGTCAGGGCTAGTTGTGGTGGCTCCGGTCAAGAAGCGAAATTCAAATGCTTGGGCATTCTTGCGGCCTTTTAGTCCATTGATGTGGGCTGTCACGgcaatgtttttccttattgtGGGAGCTGTTGTATGGATCCTTGAGCATAGAATTAATGATGAATTCCGAGGGCCACCTAGGAAACAGCTTGTCACAATTCTCTG GTTTAGCTTCTCCACTTTGTTTTTCTCCCACA TGCAACAGTTATCCTCCACCATTAAAGGAATTGATTCCTTGATAACTAGCAATGCTCAAATTGGATTCCAAGTAGGATCCTTTGCTGAAAATTATCTAAATGAAGAACTCAGCATTGCTAAAACTAGACTTGTTCCTCTTGGTTCACCAGAAGAATATGCGGATGCCCTAAAAAATGGTACTGTTGCTGCCGTGGTTGATGAGCGACCTTATGTAGACCTCTTTCTCTCAGAGCACTGTGAGTTCTCAATAATAGGTCAAGAGTTCACCAGAAGTGGTTGGGGATTT GCATTTCCAAGAGATTCACCCTTGGCCATTGATATGTCTACTGCCATTCTCCAACTATCTGAGAATGGCGAACTTCAGAACATCCATAACAAGTGGTTGCAAAGAAAGCTCTGCAGTTCCCAGGACATTGGGTCGAGTGCAGATCAGCTACAGTTACAAAGCTTCTGGGGGCTTTTCCTCATTTGCGGGATTGCATGTTTGCTTGCTCTCTTGATCTACTTTTGCACCACATTTCGCCAATTCAGCCGGCACTTCCCCGAAGAATCCGATTCTTCTGTCCAAAGTCGCTCTCGCTCCAAACGTCTTCAAACATTCTTATCATTTGCTGATGACAAGGTGGAACAATGGAAGAAGAGCAAGTccaagagaaaaagagaagatgaaTTATCAAATCGGAGTGGGGAGGGAAGCATGTCAGTTAATAGATCTGAAAGAATCCAAAGGGACATTTCTCAGGAAAGAGAAAATGGTGATACTTGGCTGCATTAA
- the LOC7481685 gene encoding glutamate receptor 3.2 isoform X1 — translation MNLAWLLSFWILCTSSFSQGALSPGGTVNVGAIFTFSSINGRVAKIAMEAAEDDINSDPSLLGGRKLSINMHDSNFSGFLGIIGALQFLETDTVAVIGPQTAVMAHVLSHLANELQVPFLSFTALDPTLSPLQFPYFIQTAPNDLFQMTAIADIVSYYGWSEVTAVFNDDDQNRNGITVLGDKLAERRCKISYKAALPPEPKATRSNIQDELAKILGMESRVIVLNTFSKTGLLVFDVAKALGMMENGFVWIVTSWLSTVIDSASPLPTTANSIQGVLALRPHTPDSKRKRDFISRWKQLSNGSIGLNPYGLYAYDTVWLLARALKSFFDQGNTISFTNDSRLGGIGGGYLNLGALSIFDGGSQLLKNILQTSMTGLTGPFRFNPDRSILHPSYDIINVLETGYQQVGYWSNYSGLSVVPPETLYGKAANRSSSSQHLQSVVWPGGTTARPRGWVFPNNGKELQIGIPNRVSYRDFVSKVNGTDMVQGYCIDVFLAAIKLLPYAVPHKFIPFGDGHKNPTYYDLVYKITTRVFDAVIGDVAIVTNRTKIVDFTQPYIESGLVVVAPVKKRNSNAWAFLRPFSPLMWAVTAMFFLIVGAVVWILEHRINDEFRGPPRKQLVTILWFSFSTLFFSHRENTVSTLGRLVLIIWLFVVLIINSSYTASLTSILTVQQLSSTIKGIDSLITSNAQIGFQVGSFAENYLNEELSIAKTRLVPLGSPEEYADALKNGTVAAVVDERPYVDLFLSEHCEFSIIGQEFTRSGWGFAFPRDSPLAIDMSTAILQLSENGELQNIHNKWLQRKLCSSQDIGSSADQLQLQSFWGLFLICGIACLLALLIYFCTTFRQFSRHFPEESDSSVQSRSRSKRLQTFLSFADDKVEQWKKSKSKRKREDELSNRSGEGSMSVNRSERIQRDISQERENGDTWLH, via the exons ATGAATCTGGCCTGGCTTTTGTCCTTCTGGATTCTCTGTACCAGTTCTTTTTCACAAGGGGCTTTAAGCCCTGGTGGTACTGTGAATGTTGGAGCTATTTTTACATTTAGCTCCATCAATGGAAGAGTCGCAAAGATTGCCATGGAGGCAGCTGAGGATGATATCAATTCTGATCCAAGCCTTCTTGGAGGAAGGAAGTTGTCTATAAATATGCATGATTCCAACTTCAGTGGATTTCTGGGAATCATTGGAG CTTTGCAATTCCTGGAGACTGATACTGTAGCTGTTATTGGTCCACAAACTGCTGTGATGGCTCATGTACTCTCACATCTTGCTAATGAGCTCCAAGTTCCTTTCTTGTCTTTCACAGCTCTAGATCCCACTCTTTCACCTCTCCAATTCCCATACTTTATTCAAACAGCTCCCAACGATTTGTTTCAAATGACTGCCATTGCAGACATAGTTAGTTATTATGGTTGGTCTGAGGTTACTGCAGTTTTCAATGATGATGATCAGAACCGAAATGGTATAACTGTACTAGGTGATAAACTTGCGGAAAGGCGTTGCAAAATTTCCTATAAAGCAGCACTTCCTCCAGAACCAAAAGCCACCCGAAGCAATATTCAAGATGAGTTAGCTAAGATTCTGGGGATGGAATCTCGAGTAATTGTGTTGAATACCTTCAGCAAAACAGGTCTCTTAGTTTTTGATGTTGCAAAGGCACTTGGGATGATGGAGAATGGGTTTGTTTGGATAGTTACCAGTTGGCTGTCTACTGTTATAGATTCAGCTTCACCTCTTCCTACTACTGCCAACTCAATCCAGGGAGTTTTAGCACTCCGTCCACATACACcagattcaaaaagaaaaagggatttCATCTCACGGTGGAAACAGCTGAGTAATGGCTCTATTGGGCTAAATCCTTATGGTCTATATGCCTATGATACTGTTTGGTTACTTGCACGCGCATTGAAATCGTTTTTCGATCAGGGAAACACCATTTCTTTTACCAATGATTCGAGATTAGGTGGAATAGGAGGGGGATATTTGAACCTTGGTGCATTGAGCATATTTGATGGAGGAAGCCaattgcttaaaaatatattgcaaaCAAGTATGACAGGTCTGACAGGACCTTTTCGATTTAATCCAGACAGGTCCATTTTACATCCCTCTTATGATATCATTAATGTATTAGAAACTGGGTATCAGCAGGTTGGATACTGGTCAAACTATTCTGGGCTATCTGTTGTGCCCCCAGAGACACTTTATGGAAAGGCAGCTAACCGTTCTAGTTCAAGCCAACATTTACAGAGTGTGGTATGGCCTGGGGGGACAACAGCTAGGCCACGGGGCTGGGTGTTTCCAAACAATGGAAAGGAATTACAAATTGGAATCCCAAACCGAGTTAGTTATCGGGATTTTGTCTCAAAAGTGAATGGCACCGACATGGTCCAAGGATATTGCATAGATGTATTTCTTGCTGCCATTAAATTGCTTCCATACGCTGTTCCACACAAGTTCATTCCATTTGGAGATGGTCATAAGAATCCGACATACTACGATCTTGTTTACAAGATCACAACCAGG GTCTTTGATGCTGTTATCGGTGATGTTGCTATTGTCACCAACCGGACAAAGATTGTCGATTTCACTCAGCCATACATAGAGTCAGGGCTAGTTGTGGTGGCTCCGGTCAAGAAGCGAAATTCAAATGCTTGGGCATTCTTGCGGCCTTTTAGTCCATTGATGTGGGCTGTCACGgcaatgtttttccttattgtGGGAGCTGTTGTATGGATCCTTGAGCATAGAATTAATGATGAATTCCGAGGGCCACCTAGGAAACAGCTTGTCACAATTCTCTG GTTTAGCTTCTCCACTTTGTTTTTCTCCCACA gAGAAAATACTGTGAGCACACTTGGTCGCCTTGTGCTGATAATCTGGCTTTTTGTAGTTTTGATAATCAACTCAAGCTATACTGCAAGTCTGACATCAATTCTCACAGTGCAACAGTTATCCTCCACCATTAAAGGAATTGATTCCTTGATAACTAGCAATGCTCAAATTGGATTCCAAGTAGGATCCTTTGCTGAAAATTATCTAAATGAAGAACTCAGCATTGCTAAAACTAGACTTGTTCCTCTTGGTTCACCAGAAGAATATGCGGATGCCCTAAAAAATGGTACTGTTGCTGCCGTGGTTGATGAGCGACCTTATGTAGACCTCTTTCTCTCAGAGCACTGTGAGTTCTCAATAATAGGTCAAGAGTTCACCAGAAGTGGTTGGGGATTT GCATTTCCAAGAGATTCACCCTTGGCCATTGATATGTCTACTGCCATTCTCCAACTATCTGAGAATGGCGAACTTCAGAACATCCATAACAAGTGGTTGCAAAGAAAGCTCTGCAGTTCCCAGGACATTGGGTCGAGTGCAGATCAGCTACAGTTACAAAGCTTCTGGGGGCTTTTCCTCATTTGCGGGATTGCATGTTTGCTTGCTCTCTTGATCTACTTTTGCACCACATTTCGCCAATTCAGCCGGCACTTCCCCGAAGAATCCGATTCTTCTGTCCAAAGTCGCTCTCGCTCCAAACGTCTTCAAACATTCTTATCATTTGCTGATGACAAGGTGGAACAATGGAAGAAGAGCAAGTccaagagaaaaagagaagatgaaTTATCAAATCGGAGTGGGGAGGGAAGCATGTCAGTTAATAGATCTGAAAGAATCCAAAGGGACATTTCTCAGGAAAGAGAAAATGGTGATACTTGGCTGCATTAA
- the LOC112328620 gene encoding homoserine kinase — protein MAICCFPSPLKPMTPATPLTNLKPKRPDILRCNFSLPTITTTEPEPVFTSVRSFAPATVANLGPGFDFLGCAVDGLGDFVSLRVDPSVHPGELSISDISGPKKLSKNPLYNCAGIAAIATMKMLNIRSVGLSLSLEKGLPLGSGLGSSAASAAAAAVAVNELFGRKLEVKDLVLAGLESEAKVSGYHADNIAPAIMGGFVLIRSYDPLELMSLQFPVEKDLIFVLVSPDFEAPTKKMRAALPAEIGMPHHVWNCSQAGAFVASVLQGDLVGLGKALSSDKIVEPKRAPLIPGMEGVKKAALEAGAFGCTISGAGPTAVAVVDSEERGVEIGERMVETFWKEGKLKAVASVKRLDRVGARLVGSVPR, from the coding sequence ATGGCAATATGTTGTTTTCCATCTCCTTTGAAACCTATGACCCCAGCAACTCCATTAACAAATCTTAAACCCAAAAGACCAGACATCCTTCGCTGTAACTTCTCTCTGCCCACCATCACAACCACCGAACCCGAGCCCGTTTTCACATCCGTCAGATCCTTCGCACCTGCTACAGTCGCCAACCTTGGCCCTGGCTTTGATTTCCTTGGATGCGCCGTCGATGGCCTCGGCGACTTCGTCTCTCTCCGTGTCGACCCCTCTGTCCACCCCGGCGAGCTCTCCATCTCCGATATTTCGGGCCCCAAAAAGCTCTCCAAAAACCCACTCTATAACTGTGCTGGCATCGCTGCTATCGCCACCATGAAAATGCTCAACATTCGCTCTGTGGGTCTCTCTCTTTCCCTCGAAAAGGGCCTTCCTTTAGGATCCGGACTCGGGTCCAGCGCTGCCAGTGCTGCGGCGGCGGCTGTGGCTGTGAATGAGCTGTTTGGAAGAAAATTGGAGGTGAAAGATTTAGTCTTGGCTGGATTGGAATCAGAAGCTAAAGTTTCAGGTTACCATGCTGATAATATAGCGCCAGCAATAATGGgtggttttgttttgattagaaGTTATGATCCGCTAGAGTTAATGAGTTTACAATTCCCAGTTGAAAAAGATTTGATCTTTGTGCTTGTTAGTCCTGATTTTGAAGCACCAACTAAGAAAATGAGGGCCGCATTGCCTGCTGAAATAGGGATGCCACACCATGTGTGGAATTGTAGTCAAGCTGGGGCTTTTGTGGCTTCAGTGTTGCAAGGGGATTTGGTGGGACTGGGGAAGGCATTGTCAAGTGATAAAATTGTGGAGCCTAAAAGGGCTCCCTTGATTCCTGGGATGGAAGGGGTTAAGAAGGCGGCTCTAGAGGCAGGAGCTTTTGGATGTACAATTAGTGGGGCGGGGCCAACAGCGGTGGCAGTGGTGGACAGCGAGGAGAGAGGAGTGGAGATTGGGGAGAGAATGGTGGAGACTTTTTGGAAAGAAGGCAAACTGAAGGCTGTTGCTTCGGTTAAGAGGTTGGATAGAGTTGGTGCTAGACTTGTTGGTAGTGTTCCTAGATGA
- the LOC7463359 gene encoding monosaccharide-sensing protein 2, producing MNGAVLVAVAAAIGNLLQGWDNATIAGAVLYIKREFHLESEPTIEGLIVATSLVGATLITTCSGPISDCLGRRPLLIISSILYFVSGLVMLWSPNVYVLLLARLLDGFGIGLAVTLVPVYISETAPPEIRGLLNTLPQFTGSGGMFLSYCMVFGMSLMEAPSWRVMLGVLFIPSIIYFLLTVFFLPESPRWLVSKGRMLEAKKVLQRLRGREDVSGELALLVEGLGVGTDISIEEYIIGPANDFTDDHDIAADKDHIKLYGPEQGHSWVARPVSGQSAIGLASRHGSMANQSLALMDPLVTLFGSVHEKLPEQGSMRSMLFPHFGSMFSVGGNHPRNEDWDEESQARDGEDYASDGAAGDSDDNLQSPLISRQATSMDKDMVPPAHGSMSSMRHGSLITGNAGDPVGNTGIGGGWQLAWKWSEREGQDGKKEGGFKRIYLHQEGAPGSRRGSLVSLTGADAHADSEYIQAAALVSQSALYPKELVNENPAGPAMVHPSETVAKGPSWRDLFEPGVKHALAVGVGIQILQQFAGINGVLYYTPQILEQAGVGVLLSNLGLSSASTSLLISALTTLLMLPCIAVAMRLMDISGRRTLLLTTIPVLIISLILLVLGSLVDMGSVVNASISTVSVVLYFCFFVMGFGPIPNILCAEIFPTRVRGLCIAICALTFWICDIIVTYTLPVMLKSIGLAGVFGLYAIVCVISFVFVYLKVPETKGMPLEVISEFFAVGAKQAAAAKEN from the exons ATGAATGGAGCTGTGCTTGtagctgttgctgctgctattGGCAACTTATTGCAAGGATGGGATAATGCAACCATCGCAG GGGctgttttatacataaaaaggGAATTTCATTTGGAAAGTGAACCTACTATTGAAGGATTAATCGTGGCTACATCACTTGTTGGAGCCACTTTAATTACTACGTGTTCTGGACCCATATCTGATTGTCTAGGCCGCCGTCCTTTGTTGATAATCTCATCAATACTTTATTTTGTTAGTGGTCTTGTAATGTTATGGTCTCCCAATGTTTACGTTCTGCTTTTGGCAAGGCTTTTGGATGGATTTGGCATTGGTTTGGCAGTAACTCTTGTTCCAGTTTATATATCTGAGACAGCACCACCTGAAATAAGGGGGTTGTTGAATACCCTTCCTCAGTTCACTGGATCTGGTGGAATGTTTCTGTCATATTGCATGGTGTTCGGAATGTCCTTGATGGAGGCTCCAAGTTGGAGAGTGATGCTTGGAGTTCTTTTTATTCCCTCAATCATCTATTTTCTATTGACTGTATTTTTCTTGCCTGAGTCTCCAAGGTGGCTTGTAAGTAAAGGACGGATGCTTGAGGCCAAGAAGGTTCTGCAGAGGCTCCGTGGCAGAGAAGATGTTTCTG GTGAGCTGGCTTTACTGGTTGAGGGACTTGGAGTTGGGACTGACATATCAATAGAGGAGTACATAATTGGCCCTGCCAACGATTTCACCGATGACCATGATATAGCTGCCGACAAAGATCATATCAAGTTATATGGGCCTGAACAAGGTCACTCCTGGGTTGCCAGACCTGTCAGTGGGCAGAGTGCTATTGGTCTTGCGTCTAGGCATGGAAGCATGGCAAACCAGAGTCTAGCTCTCATGGATCCTCTTGTCACCCTCTTTGGTAGCGTCCATGAGAAGCTCCCTGAACAAGGAAGCATGAGAAGCATGCTTTTCCCTCACTTTGGAAGCATGTTCAGTGTAGGAGGGAATCATCCTAGAAATGAAGATTGGGATGAGGAGAGCCAAGCCAGAGATGGTGAGGATTATGCATCTGATGGTGCTGCTGGTGATTCTGATGACAATTTGCAGAGTCCATTGATCTCACGTCAGGCAACAAGCATGGACAAGGACATGGTCCCGCCTGCCCATGGAAGCATGTCAAGCATGAGACATGGGAGTCTGATTACAGGAAATGCTGGAGATCCAGTTGGTAACACAGGGATTGGTGGTGGTTGGCAGCTGGCATGGAAATGGTCCGAGAGAGAAGGTCAAGATGGAAAGAAGGAAGGGGGCTTTAAGAGAATTTATTTGCATCAAGAGGGAGCCCCTGGTTCTCGCCGTGGATCTCTGGTTTCTCTGACTGGTGCTGATGCCCATGCAGACAGTGAATACATCCAGGCTGCTGCTCTGGTGAGTCAATCAGCTCTTTATCCCAAGGAGCTTGTGAATGAGAATCCAGCTGGACCAGCTATGGTCCACCCATCTGAAACTGTAGCTAAAGGACCAAGCTGGAGAGATCTTTTTGAACCAGGAGTCAAGCATGCCTTGGCTGTTGGTGTGGGAATTCAAATACTTCAGCAG TTCGCTGGCATAAATGGGGTTCTCTACTATACTCCTCAAATTCTTGAGCAGGCAGGAGTTGGAGTTCTTCTTTCAAACTTGGGCCTCAGTTCAGCTTCTACATCTCTGCTTATCAGCGCCCTTACAACATTGTTGATGCTCCCTTGTATAGCTGTTGCCATGAGGCTCATGGATATCTCTGGGAGAAG GACTTTGCTGCTCACCACCATCCCCGTGTTGATCATATCCCTCATTTTGTTAGTCCTTGGAAGCTTGGTGGATATGGGCAGTGTTGTTAATGCATCAATCTCAACTGTTAGCGTTGTGCTCTACTTCTGTTTTTTCGTCATGGGTTTTGGGCCAATTCCCAACATATTATGTGCAGAGATCTTCCCTACTCGTGTTCGTGGCCTTTGCATAGCCATATGCGCCCTTACTTTCTGGATTTGCGACATCATTGTGACGTATACGCTCCCAGTTATGCTTAAATCTATCGGCCTTGCTGGTGTTTTTGGCTTATATGCAATCGTGTGCGTCATATCATTTGTGTTTGTCTACTTGAAAGTTCCAGAGACCAAGGGCATGCCTCTGGAAGTGATTTCCGAGTTCTTTGCCGTTGGTGCAAAGCAGGCTGCAGCTGCTAAGGAAAACTGA